The nucleotide sequence TAATATTAATATATTGTGTTTTATACGGAAATTTGTCAAAATAGTTAACTACATTTCATGTGACACCATTGAATAGGCTGCTTGTTTCCCATGGGGCGGTTACAGTGTAAGCCTATCCTGAGTAATCCAGTGAGACCCTTCTCGTGTCTGTttatgccacacacacaaaaataggtctgtttacggtatcttGACCGACCCTAATTTTTAGGCCCGactcaaatctttttttttggtgatcatctgaaaagaaaaaaagtgtctgCGTTGTAAAATTGCCGGTCGTAAACTGTTTGCCTAGCGAAGACAGAAAATAAAGTGAtcgttttaaaacaaaattgaataaaatcgaacaaaaaaattacaattggacaaaaatggaaaaaaaaatcagccatgttaccgtaaacaagacttcttttttttttgtgcaacAATAGCCAAAATTAGCTCCTGAGACGTATTTATTCAGATTCAGACCTAACCCAAATCTCAAACTTATGGATCACAGGCAGTCTGTTTACTTTATACTATTAGGGTCTTATTCCAATTCTCATCTTTTAAAATTttggttttaatttttttgttcctTCTTGTGTCCTGGTCTTCTAGATGCACAATGGAATCGTTGCGAGTGTCCAACCGGCTCTTTCAAAAAAGGAATTTTAGGGATGTTGAGGCAGAACCGATCGACGATGCTGCTGACGACGGCATCAGCAAAGCAGCCAAAAATCAGCGTCGGTACAGGGAACGTCTGAAGGATGACCCGGTCATGTTCAGAGAACATAGAGAACGTGAGAATGAGAGAATAAAGGTGTTCAAATCAAACATGACCGAAGAGCAAAAGGCACAGCAGCGTTTGCTTACAAACATTCGTGTAAAAAGATGCcgggaaaagaaaaaagaaggtcTGCCCCTGAACAAGCCCAAGGTGAAAACTAGGGCAGCAAGTGAGGTTGAGAGAGAGGCAGCAAGACTAAGACAACAAAAGTTAAGAGCAAAATTTACACCACAGAAAAAGGCTGCAGTCAACAAAATACGGCGAGAAAAGCGGGCACAAGAGAAAGCTGAGAAGCGAGAGAAAGTTGAAAGTACACCTCCCATTGTTCCCGAGGAAGAAATTGGACAGGGCTACAACACCATTGATGCTAAAAGGAAGGCAGTTAACAAAGTCATCAAGAGTATGCCTGAGGACCCACAGAAGTTTGCTGAGGTTCTTGATAAGCTAACATCAGTCAAGAGTCCACGAAAAACCAGGGCCATGGAAGAACTTGGCATTCATtcagctggcaagagaaaagaaCAACACTACTCAACTGAAATGATGAAGGAGTTGCAAAACCAGtacaaaaacattaaaaacagcagaaaaaaagaacatcGCAAGAAAAGGGTATTATTTGGACGGATTTTGGCAACCAGtctaaaaagaaacaaaggcgAGGTGAGTAAAGTTCGCCGAGATTTTGGAATAAGTTGGAAATATCTGCAAGAATGCTATGGAAGCCGAGACAAGGAGGATGGCATAGTTCGCCGAAAAGACAGGCTATCGGAATCAACCCAAAAATCAGTTCAAGAGTTCTTTGAGCGGGGAGATGTTTCCCGGACAGACCCTGGGGTGACGTCTGTTAGTGCCAAAGGAACGTCAAAACGATTCATGGAAAAGACTCTGCTTGAGACGTACAAGGAGTTCAAGGACGATCATAGTGATGCTCGTATCTCCTTCTCCAGATTTGCCAAGTGCAGGCCCAAACACATCAAGACGGTGAAGCACAACAAGCTCCGTGCCTGTTGTTGTGAATACTGCGCCAATGTGGACCTGAAAATTGCAGCAGTCAACAGTTTTCTGGCGAAGAAAGATCAGCGGCAGCTTTTTCTCGGACCAAGCAAGTATGATCTGGCGAACATAACCATCTGCAATGCAGCGGTCAACGTCAAGAAATGCATCGACAGGAAGTGCCGACAGTGTGGAGTTGCTGCTGTTCGAGAGAGATTGCAGCCTGTATTGGATGACCATGCAGATGCTGTGTGTCTCTGGCAATCATGGGGTCTTGAGCAACAGACATATCATGACCGGACTGGAGAACAGAAAACAACGAGTCGCCGACTCCTGCGAAATAAGGAGGGTCCCTTCGACCAGCTGATCACTGAATTGGAAGAGGAATTGGTGACCTTTTCACGACACCTCGCCAATGCTAAATGGCAACATAAACAATATGCTTTGCTGCAAAAAAACATTCCACAGGGATGGCTGTTGATGTGCATGGACTTTGGCGAAAACATGACGTGCATCTACCAGGACGAAGCCCAGGGTGCTCATTGGGGGCGACAGCAAATCACCATCCACCCAATCGTTGCGACGTATCGGTGCCCTGATGATGATGAGACTGTTACAGAATCATTTGTGTTTGTTTCGTCTGATCTCAAGCATGACAGCCATGCAGTCCAGCATTTCCAGCTGTCTGTGACCAATCTACTCGAACAACGTGGCTTGTCCTTTCAGAAGGTCGTACACTTTTCTGATGGATGTCCGTCCCAATATAAATGCAAAACCAACTTTGCGGATGCCTCGTTTGCCGCAGACGACACCGGAATCATGACCGAGAAACACTTCTTTGGGACAAGGCACGGTAAGGGCCCTTGCGACGCAGAGATCGGCGTTGTGAAGAGGATAGCCTTTCTTGCTGTCCGCAGAAGGAGAGCAATCATTGCCAATGCTCGTGATCTGTACCGCTTCGGTAAAACCTCCCTGACAAAGCCAGCACAACCCAACCTGCACTGCCACAACAGACGAACATTTGTGTTCGTCGAGGGAGGAATCATCAACAGAACCAGACCGTCACGGGCTGGGCCAGATGTCAAGGCCATCAAAGGCAGCAGAACACTCCACTGCTTCAGGGGCTTAATGCCCTATGTTGTGTCCACCCGAGAACGAAGCTGCTTTTGCGAATTCTGCATTGCCCCACAACCTGGTATCACCTGTGTCAACGAGGAATTCTGTGGCTTCTGGGACCGGGTCTCACTCAGCAAACAACGCAGAAGAGGTAGGTGTATTTCAAGTTTATTCACCCGCAATTACTGTTCAAAGCCCCTAAAGCATCGTTCTGGTTTCTGAGTACACTGTTTGTGGTTATGTCATTCCTTTGTCACAATGTTGCAATCTTTCACAGACGACTGTCATGATGCCACTGGTCCAGAACGAGGTCTTTGGGGCTGCAGCAATTGCTCGTCAATAAGGTCTATTCAAGACATTATCACAACAAAAACCTGCTTTTAAATTTTGCTTTCCGATAACTCCCCATTGGGACCTGATTTAGTCAAAATATTACTATTTGCACTGGAATTGAAACATATTAGTTAATACAAGGCTTACAACAAATGCTTGCTTTGCTACAGATTTTTTCCCTGCCAAAAGTATATtacttttaaaaacaaacacggCAGATTATCTTAATTAGCTTTATTTTGCAGCGGCTGTCCAAGATGTTGATGCACAAGAAGAGGTGGCTGTCGTTGATGAGCGAGATGTGGATGCGACGCACGCTGCGGATGCCATGGTCCTGCAAGATGAGGTGGATGCCATTGCTGTTCGAGATGAGGCCGATGCACAGCAGAGAACTACAGGTCTGTTTGCACGGTGCTTAATACCCACTGACCCAGTCAATCATTTATGGTAATCTAAACGACAGAAACAGGTTTTTCATAATATCAAACTACTTGAGTACTTTTTggatttattccggtgccaaaAGTGTCTGCTACTTGCCTGGATACTTAGCCGATTTTCTAAATTGACTGTATTTTGCAGCGGCTGTCTGAGATGATGCTGCGCAAGAAGAGGTGGCTGTTGTTGCTGAGCAAGATGAGGAAGATTTTCTAAATTAACTGTATTTTGCAGCGGCTGTCCAAGATGATGCCGCGCAAGACGAAGTGGCTGTCGCTCAACGAGATCTGGATGACATTGCAATGCATGATGCGGATGCCTTGGTCCTGCAAGATGACGCGGAGGCACAGCAGAGAACAACAGGTTTGTTTTCCTGTCGCTTAACACCCAGTCAATCATTTACTGAAATTTAAACGACAGGAACATATTTTTCATAATATCAAACTACTTGTGTACTATTTGGATTTGTTCCTGTGCCAAAAGCATAGATCGGCTGCTCGCCTATACACGAGCAGATAACGACAGGTTTTGTcttcatgttgctttacttacGCCCATTCAATCATGCAGGGTAAACGACAGTTACAGGTTTTTCAAAATGTTACATTTGTTATTGTATTTTTATCTTATTGTTTCAGATGCCACAAACGGCCAACGCGACGTTGCGAATGTGACGGTGAACACCTGTGTTGTCGTGAAGTACCCAGACCGACATTATCCAGGTAAACATGCCTTGTTACACTCAATGAAAAGGAAATTGTTTTCAAGAAGGTTCGGGaacatcacacaactctcaacACATTTACTTTACTGCCAAGGTGCCTTGCCAGGACAGCTGCTGCAATGTAAATTTTAAAATCATTGTTTTGACTTGGTTGGGGATCGAACCCCCAACATTCGAGGAGGAAGCTTTATCGGGACAAGAACAATACTGGGCTAAATGTGCAAAATAAGTTTCTTCCATTTTAGCCAACttttccaaaaaaatatttaacgcatactttttaatttaatttaggGTGCTCAAGTCATCTTATTTAGCCCAGAATTGTTTTTATCCAAGTTTAGCTCTAAGCTGTTGATGGGTGAGGAAtcaattattttgtttacactttttaACATTCATATTTTGCAGGAATAGAAGTTGTCAGCATGTTTCTGttttgtgtatacatgtgcaGGAGTCGTCACTGCGGTCCATGCCAATGAGCTCCAAGTGCGGTTTCTCAAACCGCATGCCACAAACGCGGAAGTATTCCTCCACCCTGACATTGACGATGTGCAGCTGGTGGGGAACGACATGGTGGTTGCCACTCACGTCACTCTCATACCGCGTGGAAGAAGCTGTCGAGAATGGACAGTCGACGGCTTCAAGTTCTCCTGAATTTATTTAAACCGTTTTGTTAAATTTGTGCACAAATGTTTCTAGAAGGGGCAACAAGGTGTTGTGTTTTGCCCAATCAGTATTCATGATTTAAATAAAACTCAAAAGacgttttcatttgtttgctttgtttaaAAAGTATTCTTCATGATTTTGGTGTCACGTGTAATGCTGTTGTTAATTATCTACAATTAACTGTAGTCAAAACCCAAGCAGCAAAATAATGTTCTACATGCTGTGCTATAGTGCAAGGGTCATTAGCAAACATGCTGTGGTGTTAAGGGAATGCTGGTCCTTGTCTTAACTGTGTCTATGGTATTGTCAGCACCTCTCTTTAACAGCGTTACGGTGTCACAGTAAACGCTTCGCCCCACACCCAAAACCTTAATCGCTTTTTTATTTCATATATGTCTAATGAACATTGTTTATCAAGGACTTCAACAACAGGTATAGTTTGTTTCAAGAACAAAAGGCATTTTAACCATAATAACAGAAAGGTGTCACAGTGTAACGCTGTCATCGGTGGGCGAGTAGTGCACTTTAATCCCACATTTGTGAAGATCCATACCAGGTACTGCTATTTTGAAAAGCTTTCCATAATCTGCAACATCGGGGCTCTTCAAAAATAACTAAAAACAGACAATTCCAGACAATTGAACATTGGTTCCACTTTCCTGGTTTTAGTAACCAAGAGGGGAGAACAACTCACATCACtggacttgttatgattacaagtgcaggttctacaaatttggagacttaaatgtctctgaattatgagctatgaatttaacacgctaaagttcaagattaccccgACTTGAATGCCTCAGTAGAGTGAGTGGACAACTATGTTGTCCAGGTAATTCCACTCTATTGTGGATCGTGGGAAAAACGACTCTGTATTGTTCGGTGTTGCAGCGTGGTACAGCGAAACACCTGTTTATTATGTAATTGTCTATGGGGTTGCTACCAACGTAGTCTGTTGTTTGTCTTCTGGGTCGAATCATGCGGCCAGCACGTTGAGGGGTCAGGAATTTGTCTAGAGGCATTGCCGGCACCAGCCCCTCTACCACCTTGTAGTAAAAAGTCAGGCAGAGGTGTACGGGTCGTTGCTGGAGTCGGGAGGTTGTGGCGTGTCAGGAGGCCTGTAACAAAGCCAGGACGTCTTGATCGGTAGTCGTTGGCGATGAAACGTGCTGCAGTGCGCTGTATGCGTTCCATCCTATCGATGTCCTGCCCCTGGTACGGGTCCCAGACTACTGCTCCGTACTCAAGGAGGGGTCGGACGAGGGCCAGGTAGGCATTTCGTCTGCAGGCTGCTGTGCAGTGGCGGAGGTTTCTGCGTACGAAACCAAGAGTACAGTTTGCTTTCTTGGTGATGCTGCTGATGTGGTTTCTCCACTTGAGGTTGTCCGAGAATAGGATGCCTAGGTATGGGTTGGAAGGGACAGTTTTGAGGATGGTGTTGTTGAGGGAGTACATGAAGGTGGAGGGTGGTTTGTGGGAGATGTTCGTAATGTTTTTAAGCTTGGTGTGAAGGGAGAAGAGATTGTTGCTCATTGTATTACACGTTATGGAGTGACGTATATATCGGAATCGGCGTAATTTGCTAGTGCTACTGCTGGTGGTATTGGGTTTGGAATATATTGGAGGTGTGGGTATTTGCAAGTGCAGGGTTTAGCCTGCGAgtaaaaggcaatgggacatttgtctccctcaaccaaattccgatgggacatagtccaAGGCAAAAAGTGTCTAAACATGCATGTACGCATTTTTGAACAAAgatgcaatatggtgccatctgagaattagccgctatatcgtgtgtgtggttgtttgagtgtgtgtattccgatgtaaagtgtacatttggtggcgcagtggtaggtaatctcaatgcgccctttgacgcactgaagggaattcaattgtgatgggacattttcagatttaattaGTAGATGAAACCCTGCAAGTGCAAGTACTTGCAGTTGGTAATGTATACCCCTCCAGGCAAATGTAATCACGAGTCTATTCCCCATGCTGACCTGAGAGTAGACAGTGAGAGCCCCACATACAGACATAGTTTTGATAATGTTGAACTTGCATGGTGCTTTTCTGTTTTCATCAAAGCAAAAACTCAAGACGATGATTTGGAAATGAACTGTCGTGTGTATAGGTGGTTGAACTTGAAGGCACAcaaagcctcccgtaaaccatcacagatactgtcaggcttttacacacagtgtaAGTGTGTttcataaggttagaactgcttttttcatgagaagatttgaatcgttttgtaaaccatttgagacatactggggctttaatgGGTTAAGAAAAACACGCCATAGTTGTCTCCCCTTTGTTCTCTAAATGGTTGCGCCAacgacgggcgaagtggcgcagtggtaagacgtcggcctcctaatcgggaggtcgtgagttcgaatcccgcctggtgggttaagagtggagatttttccgatctcccaggtcaacttatgtgcagacctgctagtgacttaaccccttcgtgtgtacacacaagcacttcttcttcttcttcttctgcattcgtgggctgaaactcccacgtacacgtgttttttgcacaagtggaattttacgtgtatggccgttttttaccccgccatttaggcagccatacgccgttttcggaggaggcatgctgggtattttcgtgtttctataatccaccgaactcggacatggattacaggatctttttcgtgcgcacttggtcttgtgcttgcgtgtacacacgggggtgttcggacaccgaggagagtctgcacacaaagttgattgagaaataaatctctcaccgaacgtggggacgaagtcacgctgacagcggccaactggatacaaatccagcgcgctaccgactgagctacacccTTACAAACCCAACAGTTCTGGAATTCATCTATTGGCTAACAAGGGTTATGCTGAATCTATGGTTTTGCAGACAAACCAAGCCATCCCCGTTCAGAGCGAGGCGGTGGAAGAGGAGGCCGTGGCAGAGAACTGCGTGAAAATGACGGCAGCCGGCCGCCTAGGAGGCAAGGCCCTCGTGAAAACCGTGAGGGATTCAGGGGCGACGAGAATGTGCCGCCAGAGTTCAGGTATCGTAATTGGTGGTTTGCTTGCTTACATAGTAGAAAATGAGTTATACTTTATAAAGTGACTTAATCAGCAGTCTGTATGTGACGATTTGAAGTCTAATTTTATAGTGTGCAAGCCTTTCTCTTCCGTTTCTTAACGGTAGCTGATTTGATCTGCTTCAGATATTGCAAGTATTTGCAGCTTGTATGCTTTTCCTGATGTTCCCCAGATATTTTGCTTGCGTTATGTTAAATGTCGCATTGAGCACTTGTGTT is from Littorina saxatilis isolate snail1 linkage group LG5, US_GU_Lsax_2.0, whole genome shotgun sequence and encodes:
- the LOC138966215 gene encoding uncharacterized protein, whose translation is MESLRVSNRLFQKRNFRDVEAEPIDDAADDGISKAAKNQRRYRERLKDDPVMFREHRERENERIKVFKSNMTEEQKAQQRLLTNIRVKRCREKKKEGLPLNKPKVKTRAASEVEREAARLRQQKLRAKFTPQKKAAVNKIRREKRAQEKAEKREKVESTPPIVPEEEIGQGYNTIDAKRKAVNKVIKSMPEDPQKFAEVLDKLTSVKSPRKTRAMEELGIHSAGKRKEQHYSTEMMKELQNQYKNIKNSRKKEHRKKRVLFGRILATSLKRNKGEVSKVRRDFGISWKYLQECYGSRDKEDGIVRRKDRLSESTQKSVQEFFERGDVSRTDPGVTSVSAKGTSKRFMEKTLLETYKEFKDDHSDARISFSRFAKCRPKHIKTVKHNKLRACCCEYCANVDLKIAAVNSFLAKKDQRQLFLGPSKYDLANITICNAAVNVKKCIDRKCRQCGVAAVRERLQPVLDDHADAVCLWQSWGLEQQTYHDRTGEQKTTSRRLLRNKEGPFDQLITELEEELVTFSRHLANAKWQHKQYALLQKNIPQGWLLMCMDFGENMTCIYQDEAQGAHWGRQQITIHPIVATYRCPDDDETVTESFVFVSSDLKHDSHAVQHFQLSVTNLLEQRGLSFQKVVHFSDGCPSQYKCKTNFADASFAADDTGIMTEKHFFGTRHGKGPCDAEIGVVKRIAFLAVRRRRAIIANARDLYRFGKTSLTKPAQPNLHCHNRRTFVFVEGGIINRTRPSRAGPDVKAIKGSRTLHCFRGLMPYVVSTRERSCFCEFCIAPQPGITCVNEEFCGFWDRVSLSKQRRRAAVQDVDAQEEVAVVDERDVDATHAADAMVLQDEVDAIAVRDEADAQQRTTAAVQDDAAQDEVAVAQRDLDDIAMHDADALVLQDDAEAQQRTTDATNGQRDVANVTVNTCVVVKYPDRHYPGVVTAVHANELQVRFLKPHATNAEVFLHPDIDDVQLVGNDMVVATHVTLIPRGRSCREWTVDGFKFS